The Methylomicrobium lacus LW14 genome window below encodes:
- the ribD gene encoding bifunctional diaminohydroxyphosphoribosylaminopyrimidine deaminase/5-amino-6-(5-phosphoribosylamino)uracil reductase RibD, producing MASASDRDYRYMARALQLARNGLYTTHPNPRVGCVLVQGDHIIGEGWHVKAGDDHAEIAALKHAENAQGATAYVTLEPCSHHGRTPPCADALVKAGVSKVVAAMQDPNPLVAGNGLKRLREAGIETVCGVLKDDARRLNRGFIQRMTLGQPFVRSKLAMSLDGRTALASGESQWITSHAARQDVHRLRAQSSAILTGIDTVLADDPALTARIDADVLQPLRIVLDSQLRMPAGAQLAKLPGRSLILTCSEDRHKIAALENAGFEIHHLGAKNGRIDLQALMPFLAGLQINDLFVEAGPTLNGALLAEKRVDEWIVYMAPCVLGDRGRGLFNLNIETMADKKTLKLTDVRQVGPDLKLTYTVF from the coding sequence ATGGCTTCCGCAAGCGACCGGGATTATCGCTACATGGCCAGGGCGCTGCAACTGGCCCGCAACGGCCTCTATACCACGCATCCGAATCCGCGCGTCGGCTGTGTACTGGTGCAGGGCGATCACATCATCGGCGAAGGCTGGCACGTCAAGGCCGGCGACGATCATGCCGAAATCGCGGCGCTCAAGCATGCCGAAAACGCTCAGGGCGCGACCGCTTATGTCACGCTGGAGCCGTGCAGCCATCACGGCAGGACGCCGCCCTGTGCCGATGCTTTGGTCAAGGCCGGCGTCAGCAAGGTCGTGGCGGCGATGCAGGACCCGAATCCCTTGGTGGCCGGCAACGGCCTGAAAAGGCTTCGGGAAGCCGGCATCGAAACCGTTTGCGGCGTATTGAAAGACGATGCGCGCCGCCTGAATCGCGGCTTCATCCAACGGATGACCCTGGGCCAACCCTTTGTGCGCAGCAAGCTCGCGATGAGCCTGGACGGACGCACCGCGCTCGCTTCCGGCGAGAGCCAATGGATCACATCACACGCGGCCCGGCAGGATGTGCATCGGCTACGCGCGCAAAGCTCCGCGATTCTGACCGGCATCGACACCGTGCTGGCCGACGATCCGGCGCTGACCGCGCGCATCGACGCAGACGTTCTGCAGCCGCTCAGGATCGTGCTGGATTCGCAGCTGCGGATGCCGGCAGGCGCGCAACTGGCGAAACTGCCGGGGCGCAGTCTGATTTTGACATGCAGCGAAGATCGGCACAAAATTGCCGCATTGGAGAACGCCGGCTTTGAAATTCATCATCTGGGCGCCAAAAACGGCCGGATCGATTTGCAGGCGCTGATGCCGTTTTTGGCCGGCCTGCAAATCAACGACTTGTTCGTCGAAGCGGGCCCGACCCTGAACGGCGCCTTGCTGGCCGAGAAGCGGGTCGATGAATGGATTGTCTATATGGCACCCTGCGTATTGGGCGACCGGGGACGCGGTTTGTTTAATCTGAACATCGAAACGATGGCCGATAAGAAAACCTTGAAGCTGACCGACGTCAGACAGGTCGGGCCGGATCTGAAATTGACCTACACCGTTTTTTAA
- a CDS encoding nucleoside deaminase, giving the protein MHSNPSINGDPFLAAAIAEAETGLAEGGIPIGSVLVHQGRIIGRGHNRRVQKGSAILHGEMDALENGGRLPASVYTESVLYTTLSPCAMCTGAILLYRIPHVIVGENITFMGEEELLRSRGVKVDVLQDARCIEMMKQFISENPTLWNEDIGV; this is encoded by the coding sequence ATGCATTCGAATCCAAGCATCAACGGTGACCCATTCCTGGCGGCCGCCATAGCCGAGGCCGAAACCGGGCTCGCGGAAGGCGGCATCCCGATCGGCTCCGTGCTCGTTCATCAAGGCAGGATCATCGGCCGAGGCCATAACCGCCGCGTCCAGAAAGGCAGCGCGATCCTGCACGGAGAAATGGATGCGCTCGAGAATGGCGGCCGCTTGCCGGCGTCGGTGTACACGGAGAGCGTCCTGTACACGACCCTTTCACCCTGCGCGATGTGTACAGGAGCTATCCTGCTTTACCGTATTCCTCATGTGATCGTCGGCGAAAACATCACCTTCATGGGCGAAGAGGAGTTGCTGAGAAGCCGGGGTGTCAAAGTCGACGTACTCCAGGACGCCCGCTGCATCGAGATGATGAAACAGTTCATTTCGGAGAATCCGACGCTTTGGAACGAGGATATCGGAGTGTAA
- the nrdR gene encoding transcriptional regulator NrdR: MRCPFCAAQDTRVLDSRLTNEGDQVRRRRECTVCKERFTTFEVAELTLPRVVKRDGSREHFDEKKLRSGMLKALEKRPVSGDDIEMALNRLKKELMSSGDREISAQQLGEKVMHELSHLDHVAYVRFASVYRSFQDVSEFTDMIKHLQKK, from the coding sequence ATGCGATGTCCGTTTTGCGCGGCGCAGGATACGCGCGTTCTGGATTCCAGATTAACGAATGAAGGCGACCAGGTTCGCCGCCGCCGCGAATGCACGGTATGCAAGGAACGCTTCACGACCTTCGAAGTGGCCGAGCTGACCCTGCCGCGCGTGGTCAAGCGCGACGGCAGCCGCGAGCACTTCGACGAAAAGAAGCTGCGCTCCGGCATGCTGAAGGCGCTCGAAAAACGCCCGGTCAGCGGCGACGACATCGAAATGGCGCTGAACCGGCTCAAAAAGGAGCTGATGAGCTCCGGCGACCGCGAGATCTCCGCCCAGCAGCTCGGCGAAAAAGTCATGCACGAACTCAGCCATCTCGATCACGTCGCCTATGTCCGCTTTGCCTCGGTTTATCGCAGCTTTCAGGATGTCAGCGAATTCACCGACATGATCAAGCATCTGCAAAAAAAATAG
- a CDS encoding riboflavin synthase: MFTGIILAVGKITAIEQQAGDCRLTIDTGKLSLQDAALGDSIAVNGVCLTAIALGPHSFSADVSNETLSRTSLKTATVGSPVNLELALTPQARLGGHIVSGHVDGLATVIDKKPDARSVRFKFKAPDHLAKYIAEKGSVCLDGISLTVNEVDGNVFGVNIVPHTLKETTLGFAGPGTLVNLEVDLLARYLERLMLGQKAEPEQKVTLDLLQRSGFLG, translated from the coding sequence ATGTTCACAGGCATCATCTTGGCAGTCGGCAAAATCACCGCGATCGAGCAACAGGCCGGCGATTGCCGCCTGACCATCGACACCGGCAAGCTTTCGCTGCAAGACGCCGCGCTCGGCGACAGCATCGCGGTAAACGGCGTCTGTCTGACCGCGATCGCGCTCGGACCGCATTCGTTTTCGGCCGACGTCTCGAACGAAACCCTGTCCCGCACCAGCCTGAAAACCGCCACGGTCGGCTCGCCGGTCAATCTCGAACTGGCGTTGACGCCTCAGGCGCGGCTCGGCGGTCATATCGTCAGCGGCCATGTCGACGGCCTCGCGACGGTCATCGACAAAAAACCGGATGCGCGCTCGGTGCGCTTCAAGTTCAAGGCGCCGGACCATTTGGCCAAATACATCGCCGAAAAAGGCTCGGTCTGCCTCGACGGGATCAGCCTGACCGTCAATGAAGTCGACGGCAACGTTTTCGGCGTCAACATCGTGCCGCATACACTGAAGGAAACCACGCTCGGTTTTGCAGGCCCCGGAACCCTCGTGAATCTCGAGGTCGACCTTCTGGCCCGCTACCTGGAACGGCTGATGCTCGGCCAAAAAGCCGAGCCGGAACAAAAAGTCACCCTCGACCTCCTACAACGCAGCGGTTTTTTAGGCTGA
- a CDS encoding aldehyde dehydrogenase family protein, which translates to MTDIKQSPYPIYVAGSFKTTVHPLDVISPYTQQCVYKTFTAGADDYETAATAACAVRQTMQDLPVYERFRILTEIAQGILANRGELAVIMAREAGKPLKTAHGEIERAAQTFLTAAEEAKRLPGEVLSIDWHRSGARKDAIVKYFPVGVVAAITPFNFPLNLVAHKIAPAIAAGCPIVVKPASKTPITALALAKIIDRTGLPKGALSVLPMDRNIGNRLVTDPRFSLLSFTGSAENGWKMKQQAGKKKVLLELGGNAALIVDKDADVALAAAKAVSGGFSYAGQSCIHTQRIYVEESVFEPFVSHFLAAMEKWVIGDPEQPDTDFSAMIAEHHALRIESWVREAVAGGAALLAGGTRRGSLYAPTVLTGTDPAMKVCALEAFAPAVVIERFTDFKAAVAAVNASDFGLQAGVFTFDSRKIHYAFQNLRVGGVIVNEVPSFRADHMPYGGIKDSGMGREGPKYAMMEMLEPKILVSDHSLDW; encoded by the coding sequence ATGACAGATATTAAGCAATCCCCTTATCCGATTTACGTTGCGGGAAGCTTTAAAACCACGGTCCATCCTCTGGATGTCATCAGCCCTTATACGCAACAATGCGTTTATAAAACCTTTACCGCCGGGGCGGATGATTATGAAACGGCCGCTACCGCCGCCTGCGCCGTGCGCCAGACCATGCAGGACTTGCCGGTTTACGAACGCTTTCGGATTCTGACCGAAATTGCACAAGGCATTCTTGCAAACCGAGGCGAACTGGCCGTCATCATGGCCCGGGAAGCGGGCAAGCCGCTCAAGACCGCACACGGCGAAATCGAACGCGCGGCGCAGACCTTTCTGACCGCCGCCGAAGAAGCCAAACGCTTGCCGGGCGAAGTCCTCAGCATCGATTGGCACCGTTCCGGCGCGCGAAAAGACGCTATCGTCAAATATTTTCCGGTCGGCGTAGTCGCCGCGATTACACCGTTTAATTTTCCGTTGAATCTGGTCGCGCATAAAATCGCCCCGGCGATCGCCGCCGGCTGTCCGATCGTCGTAAAGCCCGCTTCGAAAACGCCGATTACGGCGCTGGCGCTGGCCAAAATTATCGACCGCACCGGCCTGCCGAAAGGCGCTTTGTCTGTGTTGCCGATGGATCGCAACATCGGCAATCGATTGGTGACCGATCCGCGTTTTAGTCTGCTCAGTTTCACCGGCTCGGCGGAAAACGGCTGGAAAATGAAACAACAGGCGGGCAAAAAGAAAGTGCTGCTGGAACTGGGTGGTAATGCGGCGTTGATCGTCGATAAAGATGCCGATGTTGCGCTAGCCGCCGCGAAAGCGGTCAGTGGCGGTTTTAGTTACGCAGGCCAATCGTGCATCCATACTCAGCGGATCTATGTCGAAGAGTCGGTCTTCGAACCGTTCGTTAGCCATTTTCTGGCGGCCATGGAAAAATGGGTCATCGGCGACCCGGAACAACCGGACACCGATTTTTCCGCGATGATAGCCGAGCATCATGCCCTGCGCATCGAATCCTGGGTGCGGGAAGCCGTTGCCGGCGGGGCGGCGCTATTGGCGGGCGGAACGCGTCGAGGGAGTTTGTATGCGCCGACGGTTTTGACCGGCACCGATCCGGCGATGAAAGTCTGCGCACTGGAAGCCTTTGCGCCGGCCGTGGTGATCGAACGGTTTACCGATTTCAAAGCCGCCGTAGCGGCCGTCAATGCCTCGGACTTCGGCTTGCAAGCCGGCGTATTTACGTTCGACAGCCGGAAAATCCATTATGCTTTTCAGAACCTGCGTGTCGGCGGGGTCATCGTGAACGAAGTGCCGAGTTTCCGCGCCGATCATATGCCTTACGGAGGCATCAAAGACTCGGGGATGGGTCGGGAAGGTCCGAAATATGCCATGATGGAAATGCTCGAACCCAAAATACTGGTCAGTGATCATAGCCTGGATTGGTGA
- a CDS encoding glycerophosphodiester phosphodiesterase, with the protein MTDNAATESILNIAHRGARAFAPENTLAAFAKAQTFGCQMIELDVHLSKDREIIVHHDDNLVRCTDVKDKFPEQPSYFISDFYYEEIDQLDAGGWFARELNLPAADRQYFLQSLTPEEFAHYLSPDDLAHYASGAIKVPTLGQTLELARSLDLRVNIELKMLPRMYPGLTDAVIDLVEAMAMQADVLISSFDHEQLRRVRERSPDIATAVLTNERLALPGDYLQRIGADALHPGTDPLGLQSLTRSLDADAIASVRKLGKGVNVWTCNDKDDMRQLLAAGVSGLISDYPNRVREVLDELVV; encoded by the coding sequence ATGACGGACAATGCCGCCACAGAAAGCATCCTGAATATCGCCCATCGCGGCGCGCGCGCCTTTGCGCCCGAAAATACGCTCGCGGCGTTCGCCAAGGCGCAAACCTTCGGCTGTCAGATGATCGAACTGGATGTACATCTCTCCAAGGATCGCGAGATCATAGTGCATCACGACGATAATTTGGTTCGCTGTACCGACGTTAAAGACAAATTCCCGGAGCAACCGAGTTATTTCATCTCCGATTTCTATTACGAAGAGATCGACCAGCTCGATGCCGGCGGATGGTTTGCAAGAGAGCTCAATTTGCCGGCCGCGGACCGGCAATACTTCCTGCAAAGCCTGACGCCGGAAGAATTCGCGCATTACCTCAGCCCCGATGATCTCGCGCATTATGCGTCCGGCGCGATCAAAGTTCCGACGCTCGGACAGACGCTCGAACTTGCCCGAAGCCTAGATCTCCGGGTCAACATCGAACTGAAAATGCTGCCGCGCATGTATCCCGGCTTGACCGACGCGGTAATCGATCTGGTCGAGGCCATGGCGATGCAGGCCGATGTCTTGATCTCGTCATTCGATCACGAACAATTGCGGCGGGTACGCGAGCGTTCGCCAGACATTGCGACCGCGGTGTTGACCAACGAACGCCTGGCGTTGCCGGGCGACTATCTTCAGCGCATCGGCGCCGACGCCTTGCATCCGGGCACCGATCCTTTGGGGCTCCAGTCGCTGACGCGCAGCCTGGATGCCGACGCGATCGCAAGCGTGCGCAAGTTGGGCAAAGGCGTGAATGTCTGGACCTGCAACGACAAGGACGACATGCGGCAACTGCTTGCGGCGGGCGTAAGCGGTCTGATTTCGGATTATCCGAATCGCGTCCGCGAGGTTCTCGATGAATTAGTTGTTTAA
- the nusB gene encoding transcription antitermination factor NusB, with the protein MSQARTNARQAAVQALYQWQMSGHNLGEIERQFLEDGRLKDAQKSYFNELLFGIPKNLDTIDQLLAEFVDRPIDKIDPVERAILRIGVYELEHRPDMPYRVILNEGINLAKCFGADGSHKYVNGILDKVAQKKRAAEIKKK; encoded by the coding sequence ATGAGTCAGGCCCGCACCAATGCCCGCCAAGCCGCTGTCCAGGCTTTGTACCAATGGCAAATGAGCGGACACAATCTCGGCGAAATCGAACGCCAGTTTCTCGAAGACGGTCGTCTGAAAGATGCGCAGAAAAGCTATTTCAACGAGTTACTGTTCGGCATTCCGAAAAACCTGGATACGATAGACCAGCTGTTGGCCGAATTCGTCGACCGCCCGATCGACAAGATCGATCCGGTCGAACGGGCGATATTGCGGATCGGCGTTTACGAACTGGAACACCGCCCCGACATGCCGTACCGGGTGATCCTGAACGAAGGCATCAATCTGGCCAAATGTTTCGGCGCCGACGGCAGCCATAAATATGTGAACGGCATTCTCGACAAAGTCGCACAGAAGAAGCGCGCCGCGGAAATCAAAAAGAAGTAA
- the ribH gene encoding 6,7-dimethyl-8-ribityllumazine synthase, producing MSITTFEGNFSAEGGKFCIIASRFNSFIVEQLEAGAIDTLVRHGANKADIHLVKAPGAFELPLVAQRVAASQKYHAIIAIGAVIRGGTPHFEYVAGECVKGLAGVSLQYNVPVSFGVLTVDTIEQAIERAGTKAGNKGAEAALSAIEMVSLFNRLDN from the coding sequence ATGAGCATTACCACGTTTGAAGGCAATTTTTCGGCGGAGGGCGGCAAATTTTGCATCATCGCCTCCCGTTTCAACAGCTTTATCGTCGAGCAACTCGAAGCCGGCGCGATCGATACCCTGGTTCGCCATGGCGCGAATAAAGCGGACATCCATCTGGTCAAGGCGCCCGGCGCCTTCGAATTGCCTTTGGTCGCGCAGCGCGTCGCCGCTTCGCAAAAATATCACGCGATCATCGCGATCGGCGCGGTGATTCGCGGCGGCACCCCGCATTTCGAATATGTCGCGGGCGAATGCGTGAAGGGCCTCGCCGGCGTTTCGTTGCAATACAACGTACCGGTCAGTTTCGGCGTCTTGACCGTCGACACGATCGAACAGGCGATCGAGCGCGCCGGCACCAAGGCCGGCAACAAGGGCGCCGAAGCGGCCCTGTCCGCGATCGAAATGGTCAGCCTGTTCAACCGGCTGGACAACTGA
- a CDS encoding phosphatidylglycerophosphatase A family protein: MNIFHKSGLGQNQLTARQIMTDPALFLAFGFGSGLAKKAPGTCGTVAAIPLYWLIIQAGLPIYSLLTIASTVAGIWICGIAADKLGEHDFGGIVWDEVAGYLITMWLVPFSWQAALLGFVLFRIFDIIKPWPIKWIDQKVQGGLGIMLDDVLAGVFAGALLWIAAQQGWV, from the coding sequence ATGAACATTTTTCATAAATCAGGACTCGGTCAGAACCAACTGACCGCCAGACAGATCATGACCGATCCGGCACTGTTTCTGGCCTTCGGTTTCGGCTCCGGCCTCGCCAAAAAAGCGCCCGGTACCTGCGGCACGGTCGCGGCGATTCCGCTGTACTGGCTGATTATTCAGGCCGGCCTGCCGATCTACAGCCTGCTGACTATCGCCTCGACCGTTGCCGGCATCTGGATTTGCGGCATCGCCGCGGACAAACTCGGCGAACACGATTTCGGCGGCATCGTCTGGGACGAAGTCGCCGGCTACCTGATCACGATGTGGCTGGTGCCTTTTTCCTGGCAGGCGGCGCTGCTCGGCTTCGTGCTGTTTCGAATCTTCGACATCATCAAGCCCTGGCCGATCAAGTGGATCGATCAGAAAGTGCAAGGCGGCCTCGGCATCATGCTCGACGACGTGCTGGCCGGGGTATTCGCGGGCGCGCTGCTGTGGATCGCGGCGCAGCAGGGCTGGGTCTGA
- a CDS encoding MBL fold metallo-hydrolase RNA specificity domain-containing protein codes for MKLEFHGADQNVTGSCHLLEAAGKKLLIDCGLYQGSRELDEENAEPFGFDPASIDYLLLTHAHLDHCGRIPLLVKQGFTGEIITTAASCELARVVLLDSAKLMEDEANYKTKKAARHGKKEPIEPLYNVVDALNCFGFFGRSVNYNQPVILNEGIQATFIDAGHILGSASIVLDIEQQGRQHRILFSGDLGYSGRAIIKDPETPPQADIVVMETTYGDRLHKPLEPTLEEFYSAIRGTLAKGGNVIIPSFALERAQEMLYYLREGIEQGLLPSYLPVFLDSPMAISATQIFQRHPECFDKETSATLTSGRDPFMFPGLHFSRETADSMAINQFVGGAVIIAGSGMCTGGRVKHHLKHNLWGRNNAIIFVGFAAYGTLARQIVDGAEEVKIFGEEIPVNASIYTIGGFSAHADQAELLAWHQKTGNPKTTFLVHGDKDAMPVFANKLQNTRVEIPALHQRYNLEDWL; via the coding sequence ATGAAACTAGAATTTCACGGCGCCGATCAAAACGTCACCGGTTCCTGCCATCTGCTGGAAGCCGCCGGCAAGAAGCTATTGATCGATTGCGGGCTGTATCAGGGCAGCCGGGAGTTGGATGAGGAAAATGCCGAGCCTTTCGGCTTCGATCCGGCCAGCATCGATTACCTGTTATTGACTCACGCTCATCTGGATCACTGCGGACGCATCCCGCTGCTGGTCAAGCAGGGTTTTACCGGTGAAATCATTACCACGGCGGCATCCTGTGAATTAGCGCGCGTGGTGTTGCTGGATTCCGCGAAGCTGATGGAAGATGAAGCCAACTATAAAACGAAAAAAGCCGCCCGGCACGGCAAAAAAGAGCCGATTGAACCGCTTTATAATGTCGTAGATGCACTGAACTGCTTTGGTTTTTTCGGCCGGTCTGTAAATTACAATCAACCTGTAATTCTCAATGAAGGGATTCAGGCGACCTTCATCGATGCCGGACATATACTCGGTTCCGCCTCCATCGTGCTGGATATCGAACAGCAGGGGCGGCAGCACAGGATTCTGTTTTCCGGCGATCTGGGTTACAGCGGCCGGGCCATCATCAAAGATCCGGAGACGCCTCCGCAAGCCGATATTGTGGTGATGGAAACCACCTACGGCGACCGCCTGCATAAACCCTTGGAACCGACGCTGGAAGAATTCTATTCGGCGATTCGCGGCACCCTGGCCAAAGGCGGGAATGTGATCATTCCCAGTTTTGCGCTGGAACGCGCGCAGGAGATGCTTTATTACTTGCGCGAAGGCATTGAACAGGGCCTGCTGCCGTCCTATCTTCCGGTTTTTCTCGATTCGCCGATGGCGATTTCCGCTACGCAGATTTTTCAACGCCACCCCGAATGTTTCGATAAGGAAACCAGTGCAACCTTAACCTCGGGCCGGGATCCGTTTATGTTCCCCGGTTTGCATTTTTCCAGGGAAACGGCGGATTCGATGGCGATTAATCAATTCGTCGGCGGCGCCGTGATTATCGCCGGTTCCGGCATGTGCACCGGTGGCCGGGTCAAGCACCATCTTAAACACAATCTTTGGGGGAGGAACAATGCGATCATCTTTGTCGGTTTTGCGGCCTACGGGACTTTGGCGCGCCAGATTGTGGACGGCGCCGAAGAAGTTAAAATCTTCGGCGAAGAAATTCCGGTCAACGCCAGCATTTATACGATAGGCGGGTTCTCCGCTCACGCCGATCAGGCGGAATTACTGGCCTGGCATCAAAAAACGGGCAATCCGAAGACGACTTTCCTGGTGCATGGCGATAAAGACGCCATGCCGGTATTCGCCAACAAACTGCAGAATACTCGGGTCGAAATACCCGCTTTGCATCAGCGCTATAATCTGGAAGACTGGCTTTGA
- the thiL gene encoding thiamine-phosphate kinase — MPLSEFSLIRRFFTEQKISNPSTRLSIGDDCALLSIPEGCELAITADTMVENVHFFAGTDPKQLGHKLLAVNLSDLAAMGAKPLSVTLALTLPRVDEAWLSAFADGFLALATRHSVDLIGGDTTSGPLTLTVQAMGLVPKGQALKRSTARPGDLIYVTGNLGDAGLGLKIRQGYLCDRPEKALRRFDQPEPRCSEGLALRGIANACIDISDGLAGDLGHILEQSGVGATIDWDALPVSTEVQAYCDATGDWRLPLSAGDDYELCFTVSPEKASSLPFDCHKIGVIETEPGLRLYKAGTTHSLKAQGYEHFS, encoded by the coding sequence ATGCCCCTCTCCGAATTCTCGCTGATCCGACGCTTTTTTACCGAGCAAAAAATCAGCAACCCGAGCACCCGGCTCAGTATCGGCGACGATTGCGCCTTGCTCTCGATTCCCGAAGGCTGCGAACTCGCGATCACCGCCGACACGATGGTCGAAAACGTGCATTTCTTTGCCGGCACCGATCCGAAGCAGCTGGGCCATAAATTGCTGGCGGTGAACCTCAGCGATCTGGCCGCGATGGGCGCGAAACCCTTGTCGGTGACGCTGGCCCTGACCCTGCCCAGAGTCGACGAAGCTTGGCTGAGCGCTTTCGCGGACGGTTTTCTGGCGCTCGCGACCCGTCACTCGGTCGATCTGATCGGCGGCGACACCACCTCGGGCCCCTTGACGCTGACCGTACAGGCGATGGGCCTGGTGCCGAAAGGCCAGGCCTTGAAACGATCCACCGCCCGGCCCGGCGACCTGATCTATGTCACCGGCAACTTGGGCGATGCCGGCCTCGGCTTGAAAATCCGTCAAGGCTACCTCTGCGATCGGCCGGAGAAGGCCTTGCGGCGTTTTGATCAGCCGGAACCCCGGTGTAGCGAAGGCCTGGCCTTGCGCGGCATCGCCAATGCCTGCATCGACATCTCGGACGGACTGGCCGGCGACCTCGGTCATATCCTCGAACAAAGCGGGGTCGGCGCCACGATAGACTGGGATGCATTGCCGGTGTCGACGGAGGTACAGGCCTATTGCGATGCGACCGGCGACTGGCGGCTGCCGCTCTCGGCCGGCGACGATTACGAACTGTGTTTTACGGTCAGTCCCGAAAAAGCTTCATCCTTGCCGTTCGACTGTCATAAAATCGGCGTAATCGAGACGGAGCCGGGACTACGGCTCTATAAAGCGGGAACGACACATTCATTAAAGGCACAAGGCTATGAACATTTTTCATAA
- the ribBA gene encoding bifunctional 3,4-dihydroxy-2-butanone-4-phosphate synthase/GTP cyclohydrolase II has translation MNTIEEIIEDLRQGKMVIIMDDEDRENEGDLVMAAAFTRPEDINFMARYGRGLICLTLTSERCQKLRLPLMTNENKTAHSTNFTVSIEAATGVTTGISAADRARTVQCAVAPEAKPDDLIQPGHIFPLMAKSGGVLNRAGHTEAGCDLARLAGVEPAAVIVEILNDDGTMARRPDLEKFAAEHNLKIGTISDLIHYRIQHENTLERISECQLPTEFGDFRLYAYQDRNDNNLHLALVMGNVSGDEPVLVRVHARNLLDDLFASKRNASSCSIRAAMQKIAEAGRGVLVVIRRSEDSKALVELIHRYQLQDNGIHVNDDEFEAPDWRMTGTGARILADLGVHKLKVLGAQKKYVGLSGFDLEVSEHVGSGPANEAS, from the coding sequence ATGAATACGATCGAAGAAATCATCGAAGACTTACGCCAGGGCAAGATGGTCATCATCATGGATGACGAGGACCGCGAGAACGAAGGCGACCTGGTCATGGCAGCCGCGTTTACCCGCCCCGAGGACATCAACTTCATGGCGCGCTACGGCCGCGGCCTGATCTGCCTGACGCTGACCAGCGAGCGTTGCCAGAAGTTGCGCCTGCCGTTGATGACCAATGAAAACAAAACCGCGCATTCGACCAACTTCACCGTGTCGATCGAAGCCGCGACCGGCGTCACGACCGGCATCTCGGCCGCCGACAGGGCGCGCACGGTCCAATGCGCGGTCGCGCCGGAGGCGAAACCGGACGACCTGATTCAGCCCGGCCACATCTTTCCATTGATGGCCAAATCGGGCGGCGTCTTGAACCGGGCCGGCCATACCGAAGCCGGCTGCGATCTGGCGCGCCTGGCCGGCGTAGAACCTGCCGCGGTGATCGTCGAAATCCTGAACGACGACGGCACGATGGCCCGCCGTCCCGATCTCGAAAAATTCGCCGCCGAGCACAACCTGAAGATCGGCACGATCTCCGATCTGATCCACTACCGTATTCAGCACGAAAACACGCTCGAACGGATCAGCGAATGCCAGCTGCCGACCGAGTTCGGCGATTTCAGGCTTTATGCCTACCAGGACCGCAACGACAACAACCTGCATCTGGCGCTGGTGATGGGCAATGTATCCGGCGACGAACCGGTACTGGTCAGGGTGCATGCGCGCAATCTGCTCGACGACCTGTTCGCGTCCAAACGCAACGCCAGCAGCTGCTCGATACGCGCGGCGATGCAGAAAATCGCCGAAGCAGGGCGCGGCGTGCTGGTCGTGATCCGGCGCAGCGAAGACAGCAAAGCGCTGGTCGAACTGATCCATCGCTATCAATTGCAGGACAACGGCATCCACGTCAACGACGACGAATTCGAGGCGCCCGACTGGCGCATGACCGGCACCGGCGCGCGCATCCTGGCCGATCTGGGCGTACACAAATTGAAAGTCCTGGGCGCGCAGAAAAAATATGTCGGCCTGTCGGGCTTTGATTTGGAGGTTTCCGAACACGTCGGCAGCGGACCTGCGAACGAGGCCTCTTAG